The sequence AGTATTTAAATGCACGCTTTGAGGTCTCGTCTTCGCGGCCCGCAAAATTAGCGCGCACGATATCTGCATTCATTGCCGCGCGCTGTTTCCATTTGTTCGGAGTTACCGTGACGACAACCAGTTCATTGGCCGTTTTAGCCGCATTTTGCCCCATGCAGATCTCTGCAAGTTGCTGGCGTTTTTCATCGCTGATGACTCGATGGAATGCCCACATTTGCATGTTGCTGCTGTTTGGGCTGAGAGTTGCGTGTTCGAGAGCGCGTTGAACCGCGTTATGGTCAAACGCCGCTTCAGCATTGTATTTGCGTACTGAGCGACGTGAATGAAGAAGTTGTTCCAGTTCGGAGACGTGTTTCATGGGAATACTTTGTACGTTTGAGGTGCCTGTGATCGGCACCTTTCTAACAGGTATTACGCCTCACGACAAGCTGCTTTGTTTTTACCGAACTTAATGCGACGCAGATTAGCAAACGATAGCGGTGTTTTCTCAATAATAAACATCAAGATGACAGAGCCAATAATAGTGCCAAAGAACACAATGGCGTCTGCGGCAACCGTTTCTACACCTAAAATAGCGACGATGTTGGTCATGTAGATAGTGACCAATAGGTGTATCACGTAAATCGGCAATACCCATTTACCGAGGGACAGCCAAATAGGGTGTTTTCCTAAGTTCGGTTTAGCGAGTAAGAAAAACATCAGTCCCGCTCCCCATATTGAGGTACCGAGTAAAAAGTCATTGAGATTAAATACTTGGCCATGTCCGTGTAGGTAGTATGCTTCTGCAAAATGTATCGCCATCCCAGCCGCAGCGAGGAGCAGAGCTTTTCCTACGCTCATTCTCCATTGATGGCGGCGAGCTTCAAAACCAATAGCAACCATAAGGAAGCTAAAGAAAGGACCATTGCGAGTAAAAATTGGGGTTTCCATCTCGGTGAGCACATTATAACTACCCGCTGCTAAGCCGTAGATATAGAAAATGACTGCAAATGGGAGCATTAACGAACGGCACTTGTTGTCGACAAACCACGCAATCATGAAGACTGCGATCACCAGTGATGGGATAAACCATAAGTGTACTAAGCCACCCTCAAACAGAGAGTTGAGTGGTGCTTGCATAAGGTAACCCCAGTAGCCGGTGCGCTCTGCTAAGTAACCGTGCTCCGCTACGACACCTAAGTTAAAAGGTAGCGCAAGACAAATGAGGCTCCATATAAACCAGATAATCATCAATGGCGTGCTGTAGTTTTTCGCTGTTGTGTAGGGACTTGCGTTGAGTTTTGGGTAGATAAGATAGCCGGCGATAACAAAAAACAACGGTACGGCAAATCGAGCGGCTTGGTTGGTGATGAAGTTAAGCCAAGGCTCTTCACCGATATAGCCATAGTCCATGAATAATTGACCATGAATGGAAATAACGGCCAGTAGCGCGATGACCCTAGCAAACTCAAAGCTGGTAATTTTTTCTGATTTATTAGTAACTTGCTGCATAGTATGAAGAGATGTTTTCTCACTAGAAACGAAACCTCTTCACACTAGCATTTATTGGTTTAACTGGCGTGTTTGGCATCAATAATTTGCTGTATGGGTGCAAGTATTTTGCAACAATTTGTGGTTGATCGTAATTTTTACACCCTTTTGCTTTTGCTCCGTTTAACGTTGTTTGGCGTTTTCTTACAGCTCCCTCATGCCACTGCTATGATTGAACTCACCAGTTAAGAGC is a genomic window of Vibrio sp. CB1-14 containing:
- a CDS encoding acyltransferase, whose product is MQQVTNKSEKITSFEFARVIALLAVISIHGQLFMDYGYIGEEPWLNFITNQAARFAVPLFFVIAGYLIYPKLNASPYTTAKNYSTPLMIIWFIWSLICLALPFNLGVVAEHGYLAERTGYWGYLMQAPLNSLFEGGLVHLWFIPSLVIAVFMIAWFVDNKCRSLMLPFAVIFYIYGLAAGSYNVLTEMETPIFTRNGPFFSFLMVAIGFEARRHQWRMSVGKALLLAAAGMAIHFAEAYYLHGHGQVFNLNDFLLGTSIWGAGLMFFLLAKPNLGKHPIWLSLGKWVLPIYVIHLLVTIYMTNIVAILGVETVAADAIVFFGTIIGSVILMFIIEKTPLSFANLRRIKFGKNKAACREA